The Muribaculum intestinale genome includes the window GATGCCACTGACCTCGCTCCCTGGGATGCCGACAAGGTAGGCGCATCATCCTATGATTATGACGGATATACCGGAACAAAGTCGGGCAACGCCGAAAACATGTGGCTCGGCCGCTACGGTATGGTCCGCAACAACTGGTACGACCTTAATGTCACCGGCTTCAACAAGCTCGGCAAGCCCTCTATCGGTGGCCTCGAGGTTGACTCCGATAGCACTCCCGACGACAACGTAGAGCAGTGGATTGCCTTCAAGGTCAACATCCTCTCTTGGGCTAAGCGCGTACAGAATGTAGATCTCTAATCTATATCTAAGGAAAGGAGTATTCTCCGACACACATTCTCTTTACCATAATCGCGGGCACGGCTCAGGGCCGTCGCCTGCAAGGCGCTCCACCTCCCGGCCCGCGATTATTTTTTCATCCCCATTTTTCATTATACACTCCCCTCCCTCCCGCTCCTCAACCACCATCAACCCTCTTTCCTGCCCCATTCTCTCTCCGCCCCATAATAACCGACAAAACAAGATGCCCCGCTTATCTAAATATATAATCGCCGCCTGCTCCATGGCCGCAGCCATGCTTGTAGCATCATGCACAATGATCCAGGACTCTGTCGACTATTGCCCCACAGGGCTCTACGTCCGCTTTGTCTACGATTACAATACCGCGCGCGCCGACATGTTTAAGGACCACGTCGGTCACGTAAGGCTCTACGTGTACGATGAGCAGGGTCACAAGGTAGCCGAGCGCTCCGTGTCAAACACCGCCGCATCGGCCCCCCTTGCCGACTACGGCTACGCACTCCATCTCGACCCCTCCGAGCTCAGGCCCGGACGCTACCGCCTGCAGGCTGTGGCCATGCAGCGCGACTGGGACGCCGCCGCCGCTGCCGACGGTGCCCGCTACCGCCACGAGGCTGACGTGACCCACGGCGAGGCGATGCGCATCACCCTCGACCACGACCCAGGCGTGATACCCGGCACCGAGCAGCACCTCGTCGACCACAAGAGTCTGCCGCTCGACACCCTCTGGCACACCCTGAAGGTGCAGAGCCACGCCCCCACCGACGGTGTGGCCCCCATGCCGATGCAGCGCACATCGCGCCCCTACTCGGTATACCCCCTCGACGAACAGTATGTGACCGTCACCGACAACATGGCCACATACGCCACCATATCGCTCGTGCGCGACACCAAGCACCTCAACATCACTATGCGCCATCTCGACTTCCCCGACGATGTGTTCCACCACGACTATGAGGTGACGATTGTCGACGACAACGCGACCCTGCTCCACGACAACGCCCTCGCCCCGTCCGACTCCCTGAGGTATACTCCCTATGCCGCATGGACCTCGCGATTCACCGACGGCGGCGTGATTGTAGACCCCACCGTGCCGCGCGCCACATCCCAGGCCGATGACGACGCACCCGACGGACTGCGCTACCAGCGCACCGCCCACTACAATCTCATGTTCAACCGACTGATGTACAACGACGATGCCGCCCGCTCGGCCATGCTACAGGTGCGCAACCTCAACTCGGGCAAGGTAGTGGCACGCATCAACCTCCCCTACATGCTCGCCGAAGGACGCGCCGCCTACGAGCTCTACGGCTACTCGCCACAGGAGTATCTCGACCGCGAGTACGACTACCATCTCAACCTCTTCCTCAAAGGCGAGTCGTGGGCCTACTGCGACATCGTGGTCAACGTGCTCTCATGGTCAAAGCGCCATCAGAACGAAGAACTCTGACCCTCCCCCACAATAACCCGGCCATATCTTAATGTACCGCATATATAAAGTCATATTGCCTATACTGATGCTGCTGCTCGCCGCAGCATGCTCGTCCGATCCGCTCGCCGGCCCGGACAGTGCGCCTGCGCCCGTGCTCCCGGTGTGTCCCGAAGGGCCCGTCGAGTTCGGCATGCTCATCTCGCTCGGCGACAACGGCGCGGAGCGTTCCTATGGCGACATGCCTGCCGGACGCGCCACACCCTCCGACGGCGACTACGACCCCGGAGCGGGATATGAGAACTTCATCGACATCAGCGCCGGCGACTTCGCTCTCTATATCTTCAGCGCCGGCGATGCCTCGGCCTCTGCACCCCGCCTCATAGCGCGCGCCGAGATTACAGGTCTTGTGCCCGCCGACGGTGGCACCGCCGAGTCGGCCAAGCGCTACATGTGCCGCTTCCGTGTCGACGACCCTATGCTGTTGTTTGACAAGGCTACCGCCAAGGCCTCGTTCCGCCTCGTCATGCTCGCCAACTGGCATGCATGGACACTCGCCTCAGGGCAGTGGGCCGACTACCCCGTGCTCTCCGCCGGCGCCACTCTCGACGAGCTGTATGCCGCCGCAGGCTCCACACGCGAATTCCCCGACGGGGCTGTAGGCCCCGAGCTCACCCGCGACACCCGCGTGCCCCTCTTCGGCGTACACGGATACTCAGACATCGACCTCATGGCCAACGGCCTTACCGACCTCGGCGAGACCCTCCACCTGCTGCGCGCATTCGCCAAAATCGAGGTATACGACGCCCCCGACACCAAGCGCGCCATCGAGTCGGTGAGCCTCACCCGATGCAACACCCTCTTCAAGTGTCTCCCCTCGCGAGTGTACGGCAAGGGCGACTACGTCACCGGCTCCCACGCCACCGACTATGTCGACCACGTGAGTCTCCCCGGCGACACCTGCGACACCCCCGGAGCAGCCGCCCCCGGCGTGAGCACCGACATCCCGTTCTTCAAATACTCCAAAGGCAACTCCGGCAAAGGCTCCTGGATAATCTACGTCCCCGAGTACGACAACACATCGGCCTCCGCCACCAAAGCCCGAATCAAAGTCACCTATGCCGACAAGAGCAGCTTCATGCTCGATTTCAAGAACTATGGCCAGCTCGCCACTCCGGCAAAGAACGCTCCGTTCGACATCTGCCGCAACAACTGGTACATATACTCACTCAGCCGCCGCGAGCACGATGTAACGGTAGAGCTTGACGTGCAGCCCTATGCCGAGTGTAAGGTAGAGCCCGGTCTTGGCCTCCTTGCCGACGACATGGGCGACCTGATGGTCTACATGGTGTTTGACGAGGAGTCAGGCGAGTGGGTATTCCCCGAGACTTTCAATGCCTTTAGGTCGGAGTACGGCAAGGAGCTTCCCAAAGACCCCGACGGGGTGGAGCTGAAGTTTGAGCGCGAGATGGGCGACTACTACGCCATACACCGCGGCACCGACGGCACCATGGCCGGTTCAGAAATCTGGCTTAAGGACCGCGACGGCGACAGGGTGCTCACCAACTTCGCACCGAAGGACGACAACAGCCAGGACTGCTCGACACGCAAGGTCATAGCCTACACAGGTTCCCACCAGGAGGTGTGCCACAAGGATATGGACGGCGATATACGCCGTCAGCACAACCACAACCACTCCTCTGTGATTTATGACGAGGAGAAGGGTCTCTGCTTCAAGGATGTCGACGGCAAGCTCTATCCCGTCGAGTCGTGGGACGAGTCTACGGGCATATTCTACGTCCGCGCCACGTCGGCCGACGGCACCAGGTATATCTTTATCGAATATGATATCTCCGGCACGGAGACCGGCAACAAGGTTGAGGTTGAGATTCCTGAAGAGGAAAGAAACAGCATACGCTAATTCCCGGGGTGCGTCAGCATGCCGGCGGCATACGATACTTACCAATCAGCTATCCATCAGATGAAACAATACTGCTTATCAATATACATGTTCATGCTCACGGTACTGGTTTCCGTGGGTGTCACCTCGTGTGTCGACGACGACCTCGTGTTCCGGCAGGGAGTCATGCCCCACGGCGAGGCTGTCATAAATATCGAGGCCGCTTTCGTGCCGTTCTCCGAGAGCGCCGTGGGGAGCCGTGCCTACGACGCTCCTAAAGGCGATGTGATGGGCGATGTGTCCGATGTAGTGCTGTTGGCCTACGATATCAACGGCAAAATCCTCGACGGATTCCCGATGGAACTGACCGACTACACCGAGGCCGACGAGACCCGCGGCCCTTCCGATGCAAGCAACGGCGCCACCGCCGAAATCATGACAAAGTGTCTCAAAAAGACCGTCAAGCTATTCTACGGCGAATACTATATCGTGGCCGTGGCCAATATGGGCGAGTATGCCAAGGATGCCGACGGGAAGATTACCGTAGCTAAAAGCACCAAGCAGGTGCTCGATGCTATGGATGCCGAGGAGTATTCTACGCTCGACCGTCTGCGCTTGTTGCGTCGTGCATGGGACTCCACCAACTATGCCAACAACCGCGCCATGTGCGGATACTTTGCCGACAAGAGCAAGGACACACACAGCCCCGGCGCTACCGACAATTTCCTTACCGTGGTAGTCGACCGCGACGGGATGACTCTGCGCGCGTGGATGCGGCGTATCGCCTCGAAGGTGACTGTCGATTTCGACGGCACCGACCTGCGCGAGAACGTGAAGATATATATCAAGGACGTGAAGATATACGACGTTGCCTCGTCGTGCACCCTCGGATTCGGCAAGAGACGCCTCGATGCCCAAGAGCACTACAAGAACTACAACAACACCGTAGGGAGCGACGAGGATGCCGCCTCGGGCGACAAGGCCGCCATGCTCCACGACGGACCGCATGAGATCAAGTTCTACAACATGTACAACAGCGCCGCCTCGGCCGACGATGCCTCCCACAAGGACTGGCCGCGTATCTCCAAAGGTTCGCCTTTCATCTATGTCGATCCTGAAGCCGATGTGATGGAGAAGCGCAATCTGCATGCCAACGATGCGCAGTCGCTATTCTTCTACGAAAACATGCAGGGCGACGCTCCCAACGGCAAAGGCCCCATACTCGACCTCATCAACGGCGGCGTGGCCAACAAGGATGTCGTGAAAGAGAGCGTGCCCTACGGCACATATATCGAAGTGACGGGATTCTACGAGTCTGAAGCCTCGGGCAATGTGAGCAACGGCCCGATCAAATACCGCTTCATGCTCGGCAAGGACGCCGTGAAAAACTGCGATGCCGAGCGCAACTACCACTACAAGGTGACGCTGAAATTCAACGGCAATGCCAACGACTACTCCTGGCATATCGACTATCGCGAGGAGCCCGATTCGTGGGATGTGCCTAACCCGTGGTATGTATCCTACCTCTACAACCATCAGTCAAATATCCCCTTCAAATACACTCCCAAGGATGGCTACGAGGTCGTGTACTTCGACGCCGAGATTATAAAGAATCCGTGGGAACCCGACGAAGACCCCGGTATCTCCCTCCCTCCCGACAACGACGGAGCTATTAACGCTACGGAAAACAAAAGTCTCGGAAATGGCTTTCTATCATTGAGAAAGACAACCGCTGTGGTGGTTACGCCTCAGATGTGTGGTGCTTCCGATGATTGGAAGGTCGATTATGCAGCTGATAATATGAAGGACTTGAATCAGGCCTATTTTACAGGGGCTGAAAGCGTTCCGGAAAAGAATAGGTTGGATAGATCCAGGCGCAAATACTATGTAGATGGGCGTACCGACCCGGAGAATACCGGTTTTGAGCAGTATAGTTATCAGCGGAGAGGCAATAGTGTCTCTATGGAGATTCCGTTATTTACCAGGGCCAAGGTCTTGATCAAGCAGTCCGGTTATAGTGGGAATAATCCTTACGTCGGCTATACCCGTACGGCCAAGATAGAGGTAACGCCTTATGTGAGAAAGATTGGCAGCGAGGATACCCCCGAGCCGGCTACTCCAAAAGAGATTGAAGTAGAGCAGGTGCGTCGTATTGTGAATCCCAAGGGTGTATATCGCCGGTCGGGCAACAATCAGGACTTTAGAGTGCATCTGCTGGAACTCCCCGGCGAGTTGGCTACCTCATTCCGCGACTTCAAGTCCGATGGCCCCTGGATGGCCGAGATACTCGGTGATAAAAATTTTATCACTCTCGACGGAAAGCAGGTGGTCACCGGCTCTACCGGCTCTTCTATCGAATTTACTATCCGCTTCAACAAACTGAACACCTCTGACGATAAGACTGTGCGCAATGCCGTGGTGCGTGTGCTCTACAACAGCTATACATGTACCCACCTCATATTTGTGCGCCAGGGATATGAGCCGCAGGCCATATCTGAAAAGGCAAAAGATTATGACCATCAGGAAAATACAGCCCCCCCTGTGAAATGGCGCACTTTCAATAGATTGTCAAAGACTATGGATACCGACGATCCGCGCGACGAGGGCTCATTGTTTAAATACGGCAAGAGCACTCAACCGATTCATCCATTCAATAATTGCTATGGTGATAAGGATGGCAGTGGTAAGTATGATGGAATTGGTGATTACAGGGCGCCAACTGTATTCTATGATGCCAATGATTATGCATCATCCGGAAGCTATTACCTTACCAATGACGATGGCTCTAAGGCTGGGACACGTACCCTATGGACCGATATAAATATGGATAGTAACGGTTTCCCCGACGATGATGGATGGAAATCAATGGCTACAATGCGACATTACGAGCAGCTTTATACCACTCCTAATATTAATTTCGGATTTGGTGTGCTTTATGCCGATGGCGCCACAACCACACAGTTTAGTGTGAATGATGCCTATGGATATTATCGTGATGATCCCGACAGAAAGAAAAAGGGTATGAGAGGTGGATTCATGTATTATTGGGACGCTACTAAACCTGATGATTCCTATACAGGAAAGAATATATTCTTCCCGATTGGACGTTCTGGATATGGCCATCGTAAGCAGGGAGTATATACAAAATGGAATAATACCTGGACGGAATCGCCAGATAAGAAAGGCGTATTACGTTATAGCTGTACGGGATATCAGTCGCGAGGTGCTACATTTGACAAGAGTGCTCCGCTATTCTCCGCTCTCTATTATCGTCCTGGAGCCATATATTATGCAAAAAAACAGGACTCCAATTCTCTGAACTGGGCCGGCGAGGTTACTAATGTCACCAATGATGGTGTTGCTGCTGGAATGGACTTGAATTATTTTACATTTGATGTAAATATGATTGGAGTCAGCAATCTTGCCGGAGGAGAGGATGCTTGTATGGTGCGTTTTGTAGAAGAGTAGGGTACCGAAGATTTATGTCTGCTATGACGGTCGTTGTAAGGGTTGTGTTGTCACTCCTGCTGCTTGTTGTGGCGGGCGGCTGCATCACTGAGAAAGATGAGCCTGTGGTGTCGGTCGGAGTCGGCGATGCCGTGCCGCAGTTCTCGGTGACGCTCGATGACGGCTCGCAGTTTGACTACGACATAGTGCGCCGCCACCCCTGCGTCATAGTATTCTTCGACACCTCGTGCCCCGACTGCCGGGCCGCCCTCCCCGTCATCCAGTCTGTAGCCTCAGAGCTCGCCGCCTCGACGTCATGCATTCCCCGCGATGGGGTTGAGGTTGCCGACAATGCCGTTTACACCTCCCCTAAGGCCCGTGGTGATGCCCTTGATGTGCGTTTCATATGCATATCCCGAGGTGAGACGCAACCCTCAGTCGCCGCCTATTGGCAGGAGGCCGGCCTCACCCTCCCGTACTCCGCCCAACCCGACGATGCCGTCTACCGACTCTTCGCCAACCGCATCATCCCGCGCGTCTACGTCACCCGTTCCTCCGCGCCCCTCCCCGTCATCTCCGCCCTCTTCGTCGAGCGCCTCACCCCCGAGGCCCTCCGCGCCGCCCTCCCCTGATTCCCGCATTTGCCCCGCCCCCCAATCCCCCGTGCACAGCATTGTCCCAATTTGGAATTGTCGCCGGGCTACGCCGAGCACACACGAGATGAAATCCCTTGACCTATGGCTGCGAACCGCTAAGCGCGGCTCTTACCATAGGCTAACGTTGTGGGCGCCCCCAAGGGGGCTATGCGCTAACGCGTTGGGCCGCCCCCGCAATCCGCGTTTCGTGTAGTATAGCCGCCCGGCAATCCAATCATCTTTACCGATTTGCCCGCCCCGCAATCCAAATCTCGGGAGGCATTTTTTATCCGTATGCTCTTGTCGCCCAATTCATCATTCTATTGTCTTATTCCCATCGCCATGCCATGGCGCTCCCTCCATCCATTGTTGGGCGCAATTCGGATAGCTATCTCCGATAATCCCCATTGTTGAGTGCAATCATGATGGTGGCGTCCTGGTATGGCTGCGCCGGCAACTCCCCGCGTTAGCGCATAGCCCCCTTGGGGGCGTCCACAACGTTAGCCTATGGTAAGAGCCGCGCTTAGCGGTTCGCAACCATAGGTATAGTCCCACCCCCGGAATGCCCGGCGTAGCCCGGCGACACCATCCATCCTCCATCGTCCCTCCCAACCCCCACCACCCATCCCCGCATTTGTCCCCGCCCAAAACGAAAAAAATCAGCCGCCCCACGGGGGGACGGCTGACATTCGTATTGATGGTATATTCCGATTAGACCGGGTAAAAAGATTATCTATTCGATATAGCCGAACGCGCGGAGCTTGTTGTCGCGGTTGCGCCAATCCTTCTCGACCTTCACAAACAACTCGAGATACACGTGCTTGCCGAAGAATGTCTCGATATCCTTGCGGGCCTGCGTGCCCACCTTCTTGAGCATCGTGCCACCCTTGCCGATGATGATGCCCTTCTGCGAGTCGCGCTCCACGTATATTACGGCCATGATGTGGATACCGTCCTCCTTCTCGTCGAACTTCTCCACCACCACCTCGACCGAATAGGGCACCTCCTTGTCGAGATTGAGCAGCAGCTTCTCGCGGATTATCTCCGTCACGAAGAAGCGCGCCGGCTTGTCGGTGAGCGCATCCTTGCCGAAATATGGCGGCGCCACCGGGAGCAGCTCGACGATACGCGCCATGAGTGTGTCGGTGTTGAAATGGAGCTTGGCCGAGGTGGGGAACACTTCGGCGTTGGGGAGCAGCTCCTTCCAGCGGGCCACGGTCGACTCAAGCTCGTCCTGCCCCTTGAGCAGGTCGACCTTGTTGATGACCAGCAGCACCGGCACGGTCTCCTTGGCCACCTTGGCGAGGAAGTCGGCGTTTTTGGTAGGGTCCTCGACCACGTCGGTGACGTAGAGGAGCACGTCGGCGTCGGTCAGCGCGCCCTCGGAGAACTCGCGCATCGCCTCCTGCATCTTGTAGTTGGGCTTGAGCACGCCGGGAGTGTCGGAGAACACTATCTGGTAGTCGTCGGTGTTGACGATACCCATTATGCGGTGGCGTGTGGTCTGGGCCTTCTGGGTGATGATCGAGATGCGCTCGCCCACGAGGTCGTTCATCAGCGTCGACTTCCCTACGTTGGGGTTGCCCACGATATTGACGAAGCCTGATTTATGATTTTCGTTCATTGGTGTCTTGAATTTTGATTGTACTCTACCTATAACGCCCGAATGGACGTTTAAGTTGTGAGCCGCCCGCGGTGGAAGCCGGGAGGGGGGATTACAGGTGCTTGTCGCCGTAGGTGAGCTTCACGTCGTTGACGTAGAGCTTGATATGCTGCTCCTCCGACTTGGGGCATATGAGCAGCACATCGCCGGCGTCGGCTATGATATAGTCGTGAAGGCCGTTGGCCACCACAAGTTTCTCGCCCTTTACGGCAAAGATGTTGCCCGACGAGTTGTAGGCCAGCACGCGGCAGTTCTGGGTCACGTTCTGGTCGCGGTTTTTGGGCGAATTGTCGTAGAGCGAGCTCCATGTGCCGAGGTCGTTCCAGCCGAAATCGACACACTCGACATACACGTTTGCCGCGCGCTCCATCACCGCGTAGTCAATCGATATGTTGACACACGAGGGGAACTCGCGCTCGATAAACTCGCGCTCGCGTTCTGTGGCGAAGTCGCCTAGGCCGCGGTCGAAGGTGGCCGTCAGGTCGGGCGCGTGCATGTGGAGCGCCTCAAGTATGGCCTTGGCCGACCACAGGAATATGCCGGAGTTCCAGAAGAACTCGCCGCTCTCGACAAACACCTTGGCCAGGTCGAGGTCGGGCTTTTCGGTGAATGTCTTCACCTTGAGTATGCCGTCGTTGCCTTCCACGGGGCTCCCTACCTGTATGTAGCCGTAGCCGGTCTCGGGGCGTGTGGGCTTGATGCCGAGAGTGAGCAGGGCGTCGTTGTTTTCGACGAATGAGAATCCGCGGTCGATCGAGTTGATGAACTCAAGCTCGCGGGTGATGAGGTGGTCGCTGGGGGTGACTATCATCGACGCCTCGGGGTCGAGCGCGTGGATGTGGTGGGCCGCCCAGGCAATGCAGGGTGCTGTGTTGCGGCGGGCGGGTTCGAGGAGTATCTGGTGGTCGGCGAGTTCGGGCAACTGCTCGCGCACGAGCGGCGCGTAGTGGTCGTTGGTCACGATAATCACATGCTCTTTGTCGACGAGCGGCAATATGCGGTCGTACGACATCTGGAGCAGCGAACGTCCGGTGCCGAAGAAGTCGATAAACTGCTTGGGGCGGTCGGCGCGGCTGTAGGGCCAGAATCGGGAGCCTATGCCTCCGCACATAATCACGCAATAACGATGTGGATTGCTCATAGAGATTGGTAAGTTTATGGGAGAAATGAGATAAGTAAAAAAGAAATTTCAGTATGGAGTGGCCGGTGTCGGCTTACCGGGTACGGTCGGGACGGAATGAGTAGAACCTCGATTCGCCCGTGCGCGGCAGGGCCACCAATTGTATGTCGGCGGCGAAGTCGGCCGGGGTGTCGTTGCCTTCGCCCACCTTGAGGCCTATCCCTTCGAGGGCCTTTCTCGACTCTTCGAGGGCCTTCTCGGGGGTGTTGTTCTCCTGCGAGAGATGGCACAGGAATACGTTCTTGAGCCTCGGGGTGTAGATTTCGGCCAGATAGTGCGCGGTCACGAGGTTGTCCATGTGGCCGTTGTCGGTCTGTATGCGTGCCTTGAGATACTCGGGATATGAGCCGTGGCGCAGCATCTCGAGGTCGTAGTTCGACTCGATGACCAGATAGTCGGTCTGGCGCATATAGTGGTCGACGCGCGGAGATATGCATCCCAGATCGGTGGCTATGGTAAACGCGCGGTCGTCGTGCCGGATAAAGAAGCCGGCGTTGTCGGTGCCGTCGTGCATGGTCTCGAACGCCGTTATGGTGAAGTTGCCTATCGTGAAGGGTATCTCCTTGTATATTGCCACATGGTAGTCCTTCAGACGTCGCGACACACTGTGGCGCCTCATGATGCCGCTCAGTGCGCGCGGGGTGCAGTACAGCGCCATGTGCCGGTGTTTGCGCAGCAGGGTGTAGACGCAGCGCATGTGGTCGCTGTGGTCGTGGGTTATGCATATCCCTTTCACGTGCTGCATGCTGATGCCGTGGCGCCGCAGGGTGTCGACCACGGTTGGCGCGTCGACACCGGCGTCGACGAGAAATCCGCTCTGCGAGTCGCCGATGTAGCAGCAGTTGCCCGAGGAGCCCGAGCCGAGCGACATGAAGCGTATGCGGTTGGGCACCGGGCTTGCGACTACCGGGCCGAGGGGCGATGCGGGCGCCACCGGATGCGGAAACGCGTTGAGGCCGCCTTCGAGCAGGGTGGAGTGGCGGGCGATGTCGGTCTGCACCGGCTGTGGGGTATATGGCGTACGCTCCTGGTCGTCAAACAGACCGGGGAAGTCGGGGGTTGTGTATCTGGATCGTTTGGCCATATCTTGTCGGTGGCGGTAGGTGGGTTATGCTTTGTATAGCAGGAATATGGTGGGTATCTTGTCGTAGTTGTAGTCGGCACGCGCCCATGCCGACACAGTACGGGTGACAATCGACTGCCGCGGGCCGGTAATGTCGGAGGCCACGCAGAGGAGCATGTCGGAGGGGAGTGTGGCGGCAAGCTCGCGTATGAGACGGTTGTTGCGGTAGGGTGTCTCGATGAAAATCTGTGTCTGGCTGTTGCGCGCTATGCGTTGCTGCATGTCGCGTATGGCGGCTGTGCGGCGATGGCTCTCAATCGGGAGGTAGCCGAGAAATGCGAAGTTCTGTCCGTTGAATCCCGATGCCATCAGCCCCATGATTATGCTCGACGGGCCTACGAGGGGCACTACCTCTATGCCGTGGCGCTGTGCGAGAGCCACGATGTCGGCTCCGGGGTCGGCCACTCCGGGGCATCCTGCCTCGGATATCACACCGCAGTCGGCTCCGTCGAGGATGGGGCGCAACATGGCGTCGACCTCCTCGCGGCGGGTGTGTTCGCTCAGCTCGACCATGGTGAGGCTGTCGATATCGATGCTCTTGTCGCACGACTTGAGGAAGCGGCGCGCCGAGCGCAGATTCTCGACAACGAAGTAGCGCAGCGTCTGCACTATGCCGGTGTTGTAGCCGGGAAGCACGCGGTCGGGCGCGGTTTCTGACAGGGGGACGGGGATGAGATAGAGTCGGCCGGCCATCAGAATCGGATTGTGCGGTTTGACGTGCCGGGCTGTGAGGACATGGGTGCGGGGCCCGACGATAGCGGTGAGTCGTT containing:
- the era gene encoding GTPase Era; amino-acid sequence: MNENHKSGFVNIVGNPNVGKSTLMNDLVGERISIITQKAQTTRHRIMGIVNTDDYQIVFSDTPGVLKPNYKMQEAMREFSEGALTDADVLLYVTDVVEDPTKNADFLAKVAKETVPVLLVINKVDLLKGQDELESTVARWKELLPNAEVFPTSAKLHFNTDTLMARIVELLPVAPPYFGKDALTDKPARFFVTEIIREKLLLNLDKEVPYSVEVVVEKFDEKEDGIHIMAVIYVERDSQKGIIIGKGGTMLKKVGTQARKDIETFFGKHVYLELFVKVEKDWRNRDNKLRAFGYIE
- a CDS encoding FimB/Mfa2 family fimbrial subunit; the protein is MPRLSKYIIAACSMAAAMLVASCTMIQDSVDYCPTGLYVRFVYDYNTARADMFKDHVGHVRLYVYDEQGHKVAERSVSNTAASAPLADYGYALHLDPSELRPGRYRLQAVAMQRDWDAAAAADGARYRHEADVTHGEAMRITLDHDPGVIPGTEQHLVDHKSLPLDTLWHTLKVQSHAPTDGVAPMPMQRTSRPYSVYPLDEQYVTVTDNMATYATISLVRDTKHLNITMRHLDFPDDVFHHDYEVTIVDDNATLLHDNALAPSDSLRYTPYAAWTSRFTDGGVIVDPTVPRATSQADDDAPDGLRYQRTAHYNLMFNRLMYNDDAARSAMLQVRNLNSGKVVARINLPYMLAEGRAAYELYGYSPQEYLDREYDYHLNLFLKGESWAYCDIVVNVLSWSKRHQNEEL
- a CDS encoding TlpA family protein disulfide reductase, translated to MTVVVRVVLSLLLLVVAGGCITEKDEPVVSVGVGDAVPQFSVTLDDGSQFDYDIVRRHPCVIVFFDTSCPDCRAALPVIQSVASELAASTSCIPRDGVEVADNAVYTSPKARGDALDVRFICISRGETQPSVAAYWQEAGLTLPYSAQPDDAVYRLFANRIIPRVYVTRSSAPLPVISALFVERLTPEALRAALP
- a CDS encoding SAM-dependent methyltransferase, which codes for MAGRLYLIPVPLSETAPDRVLPGYNTGIVQTLRYFVVENLRSARRFLKSCDKSIDIDSLTMVELSEHTRREEVDAMLRPILDGADCGVISEAGCPGVADPGADIVALAQRHGIEVVPLVGPSSIIMGLMASGFNGQNFAFLGYLPIESHRRTAAIRDMQQRIARNSQTQIFIETPYRNNRLIRELAATLPSDMLLCVASDITGPRQSIVTRTVSAWARADYNYDKIPTIFLLYKA
- a CDS encoding mannose-1-phosphate guanylyltransferase; translated protein: MSNPHRYCVIMCGGIGSRFWPYSRADRPKQFIDFFGTGRSLLQMSYDRILPLVDKEHVIIVTNDHYAPLVREQLPELADHQILLEPARRNTAPCIAWAAHHIHALDPEASMIVTPSDHLITRELEFINSIDRGFSFVENNDALLTLGIKPTRPETGYGYIQVGSPVEGNDGILKVKTFTEKPDLDLAKVFVESGEFFWNSGIFLWSAKAILEALHMHAPDLTATFDRGLGDFATEREREFIEREFPSCVNISIDYAVMERAANVYVECVDFGWNDLGTWSSLYDNSPKNRDQNVTQNCRVLAYNSSGNIFAVKGEKLVVANGLHDYIIADAGDVLLICPKSEEQHIKLYVNDVKLTYGDKHL
- a CDS encoding MBL fold metallo-hydrolase, which codes for MAKRSRYTTPDFPGLFDDQERTPYTPQPVQTDIARHSTLLEGGLNAFPHPVAPASPLGPVVASPVPNRIRFMSLGSGSSGNCCYIGDSQSGFLVDAGVDAPTVVDTLRRHGISMQHVKGICITHDHSDHMRCVYTLLRKHRHMALYCTPRALSGIMRRHSVSRRLKDYHVAIYKEIPFTIGNFTITAFETMHDGTDNAGFFIRHDDRAFTIATDLGCISPRVDHYMRQTDYLVIESNYDLEMLRHGSYPEYLKARIQTDNGHMDNLVTAHYLAEIYTPRLKNVFLCHLSQENNTPEKALEESRKALEGIGLKVGEGNDTPADFAADIQLVALPRTGESRFYSFRPDRTR